The following is a genomic window from Ancylothrix sp. D3o.
AGTTTCTAAGCGTTCAAAAACTGCCTTTTCTGCACTTGTTAAACGGCCATCCCCATCAGCAAAACTCAAAGGTAAATCTAATTCTGAAGGGTTAGCCGCACCGACGCTGAGGGTGGTAATGCGCCGGTCGTTTAATAAAAAACGATAATTTAATTGCAAAGGTGTAAAAGGCTCACATAAGGCTTTTAACTGGGCCGGTGGTGTATAAAGTTGCCCGCCTTTATCAGCCGGAGAAATAATAAAAATTCCCATATCTTTTTGGCTGGCTAACTCAAGGGCCGGTGCATTACGCTGGAAAAAATAATAATAATGAAGGTTAATAAATTCAAAAAAATCAGTTTTAATTGCCGCTAAAATTAGCTCTAAATCGCCATGTGTGGAAAAGCCGACATGACGGATACGACCATCTGCCACTGCTTGCCATACCGCTTTCATACAACCTTGGGGGTTTTGCACCCATTCCAAATGTTGCCAAGTATTTAAACCATGAATTGCCAAACAGTCGATATAATTTAAATTAAGCCGGTTTAAAGATTCATCAATATATTTATCAAACTCGCTGGCAGTGGGGGTCGGCGATATTTTTGTTGTTACATATAATTTTTCACGTTTTATTGATAAACCCGCCGAAAAAGCCAACCCCAAATACTCCTCACTTTGGCCGTAACCTCTGGCAGTTTCTAAATGATTTATCCCCAAATTAATAGCTTTTTCAACAGTTTGCACAGCATTTTCTCTTGAGTTTAAATAACGCATTGTTCCCAGAGAAAACACGGATAAATTGAGATTGGTTTTGCCAAAACGCCGGTAAAACATGATGGGGATTAGGGATTGGGTAGTGGGGGCAGACACAGGTGCGGACACCGTGTCTGGGAACCCCTACGAAATTAGGAATTAGCGATTAGAGATTAGGGAAAATAAAAGTTTTTTTTCACCCATCTTGAATCAGCACTCACGAATTATAGCCGGGGCTACCTTGATCGCGTTTGGTAAAATCTTCGGGGCGAAGATTCGACAAAAACTGACGAAAAGCTTGTCTTTCTGCCTCATCAGCTTCTCGATCCACAGGAATAGAAGCATCAGCGACAACTTCTTCCATCACCCAGATAGAGCTATTTGTCCGAATAGCTATCGCAATTGCATCACTAGGACGGGCATCAATTTCTTTTTTAACTTCCCCTTGCCGAAGTGTTAAAACGGCATAAAAAGTATTATCTTGTAACGAGTGAATAATAATTCGTTCAACCGTCATATTCCACTCTTGCAAAATATTTACCATTAGGTCATGGGTGAGCGGGCGGGGAGGAGTTTGGTTTTCCAGGGCGTTAATAATGGCCTTGGCCTGATCTTGACCTATATAAATTGGAAGTGCACGACGTTCTGCTGCATCCCTGAGTAGGACAATCGGGCTTCGCGTAGCGGCATCCAGAACGATTCCAGCGACTTTCATCTCAATCATCGGCTCAACCTCTTAAAATATTGTCGGTAAAGGATCACAAACAACTCAGCCAAGACTTAGCAGGGTTGGAAGAATAAAACCAACGGGGGGGAAGTATCGGCCTGTGATATAAGTAAAATTAATCAAAACTCATAGGTTTAAGGCTGTATATATAAAGGTGCGCCGGTTGAAGATAGCAATTTGTAGCCCTGTGAGAAGGGTTTTTGCAACTGCTTACGGGCGGGTTGTTAAAGGATATTTGCATCCCCCAGAAAAGATTCATAAACTCGCCCCTACCAGTATGCCTTGATCCCCTCCCAGATTGACAACCACAACCGTGAGAATCTGACAAGCGATCTTCACCCTAAAAGCTGACCGGCTTGCCAGCGATGGACTCACCGGCCAACAATAGGGAGATATCCGATCAGATATCACCAAACTGCTGTGTTTACAGGACTGATTCAAGGACTAGGCTCCCTAGAGCGAATAAGCTCAGAGCGAGTAAGAATTTTATGCCACCCAGCCGGTGCTAAGGCGATTTTACAAGATTTAGCGCTTGGCGACAGTGTTGCAGTGGATGGGGTTTGCCTCACCGTTGAGGAAATTCTCCAAAACGGTTTTGTGGCGGCGGCTTCCCCAGAAACGCTACGTCGCACAACTCTGGGACTTTCCGAAGAAGCTTCCTATGTCAACCTCGAAACGTCGCTGAGGGTTGGCAGTAAATTAGGAGGGCATTTTGTCACCGGCCATGTGGACGGTACCGGCTGCTTGCAGGAAGCCCTAGAAACTGCTTCGTCGTGGGAAGTTACTTTTAGCGTTAGCGCCAGTCCCATTGGCCGATATATCGTCAACAAAGGCAGTATTGCTGTCAATGGCATTAGTTTAACTATTGCCGAATGTGACAAGGCCGGTTCTTGGTTTAAAGTTGCTGTTATTCCTGTTACCTGGGCAGAAACTAATTTGCAGTACCTCAAACCGGGTAGTTTTGTCAACCTCGAAGGCGATATTATTGGCAAATATGTGGAAAAGTTTCTCGGCTTCAATGCGCCTTTGCAAAACCACCGGCAACAGGCTGAAGAGGTTATCACAGAAAGCTTTTTAGCAGAAAACGGGTTTATGTAACTGCGAGTCTTGGGGGCCGGCGCTTAAGAGGGAAAATTTAAAAAATCCCCCCTAAAAAAGGGGGGGTTGGGGGCATTTAATTCGCCCTAGCTTGCGTTTTTGGCGCGACTGGGGGGACGGGGGGTAGGGAGATGGGTTTGGGTGCGGCTTGAGATGCCGGAGGTTTGGCTATGACGGATGCGGTTTCGAGAACGGGCCCTTGTAAGGGGGTTTGGGGTGCCGGTAAGGCAATCACAGGAATTTCGCCTTTTTTGGTTGAGGGCGGTGTAGGTGGTGCTTGGACGGTTTGAAATCCTTGTACCATTTGAGCCATTGCGATTTCGAGTTGGGCACCGGCATCGAGGGTTTCCCAACCGTTGGCGGTGAGTTGGCGGAATTCAAAATGCAGGTGTGGGCCGGTGGAGTTGCCGGTGCTGCCAACTCGTCCGATGGGGGTTCCCTGTTCTATCGGCTGTCCGGGGCGGACTAAAATTTCTGATAAGTGAGCGTAGAGAGTTTCTTGGGTTCCTTGGCTGTGTTTGACGATGACGGTTAAACCATATCCGCCTAAGTAGTCTGCGACTTCAACGATGCCTCTTAAGGCTGCAAGTACCGGCGTTCCCATTGGTGCCCCTAAGTCTGTACCGCTGTGGAAACTGTTTCCGCCAGAAATTGGGTGTATGCGCCAGCCAAAGGCTGAGGTGATGGCGGAGGGAATACTCAGGGGAAACAAAATACTTGTGTTGCCGTTACCGGGGAATATCGGTAAAGCTGGCCTTGGGATTGATGGGTTATAGCTGTATCCGTCATTGGGCACTGAGGAACTAAAACCGATGCCATTGGCGCTCACATTTAATGGCCCAACATTGACCGGCTGTATATCACTGGCTATAGCTTCTTCGGGTTGGCTGTAAATTTCAGGTTGGTATTCTGGGGCCGAAGTGGGATTACCGTAATTTAGCTCTTGTTGAGCGATTTCTGGCTGTGGAACTGGTGCGCTTGCAGGAATTTCGGAGTTTGGCGCATAGGGTACTTGGATAGGGGGAAAATCGGCTTCTGCTGTTTGTGCCGGTGCTGGGGGTTCGTAGGCCGGTGCTACTGGTTCGGGTTCGTAGGCCGGTGCTGCTGGTTCGTAGGCTGTTGCTGGGGGTTCGTAGGCTGTTGCTGGGGGTTCGGGTTCGTAGGCCGGTGCTTCCACTCCTCCACCGCATACTCCGCCAGCGGGGCTTTCACCGGCTCCTAAGACGGCTTCACAACCGCTCGAACGTTCTGATAAAACAACTGAGTTCGGTTCTTCGTAATAATTTTCTGTGTTACCGACATTATAGTTTGTGGGATCTATATAAACATTACTGTAGTCTATGGGCGCTTGTGTGCCTGGTTCGGATACGGGGATGTCTATGGGTGCGGCTTCTGGCGGGGCAATTGGTGCTATGTCTGCGGGTGCCGGTTCGAGGTTGACGGGAGTTGAGTAGGTTGTGGCATCAATCATGCCATCGGGTGCGCCTTGGCTTTGGGCCATAACGATTCCACTGCTGAGTATTCCTATACTGCCGCAGCCAACTATCGCCCGCATCAGGGTTATGTAATTAGAACCAGGCTTTCCTAACGGTTTCTGCATATTCCAGACTCTTGTATTGTTTGAAAGTAACGAACGAAGGGTTTATACGAGTTTGTGTCAGCTTTTTTTGGGAGCACCCTGGGGACAGTCGAACCAAAGTTTATAGTAATCCATACTTAGGACAGATGGTGTACTGTTGTTTGTTTTTGGGAAAAAGTTTTTCCTCAACCAGCGGGTAGATTTATAAATAAGGCTCTTTTTTTTTCATCTTTCTTGGGTTTGGATTAAGCTGGAAGTTTAAACGGTCGAGCGGCAATTTTAACACCGCAGGAATACCACAGCAAACTAGAGGCGGGTTT
Proteins encoded in this region:
- a CDS encoding aldo/keto reductase; its protein translation is MFYRRFGKTNLNLSVFSLGTMRYLNSRENAVQTVEKAINLGINHLETARGYGQSEEYLGLAFSAGLSIKREKLYVTTKISPTPTASEFDKYIDESLNRLNLNYIDCLAIHGLNTWQHLEWVQNPQGCMKAVWQAVADGRIRHVGFSTHGDLELILAAIKTDFFEFINLHYYYFFQRNAPALELASQKDMGIFIISPADKGGQLYTPPAQLKALCEPFTPLQLNYRFLLNDRRITTLSVGAANPSELDLPLSFADGDGRLTSAEKAVFERLETHAAEVLGTDKCSQCMACLPCPEEINIPEVLRLRNLALAYEMEEFGKYRYRMFENAGHWFWGVKASRCTECGECLPRCPENLEIPRLLQDTHERLKSQEGRRLWG
- a CDS encoding bifunctional nuclease family protein, with protein sequence MIEMKVAGIVLDAATRSPIVLLRDAAERRALPIYIGQDQAKAIINALENQTPPRPLTHDLMVNILQEWNMTVERIIIHSLQDNTFYAVLTLRQGEVKKEIDARPSDAIAIAIRTNSSIWVMEEVVADASIPVDREADEAERQAFRQFLSNLRPEDFTKRDQGSPGYNS
- a CDS encoding riboflavin synthase, with the protein product MFTGLIQGLGSLERISSERVRILCHPAGAKAILQDLALGDSVAVDGVCLTVEEILQNGFVAAASPETLRRTTLGLSEEASYVNLETSLRVGSKLGGHFVTGHVDGTGCLQEALETASSWEVTFSVSASPIGRYIVNKGSIAVNGISLTIAECDKAGSWFKVAVIPVTWAETNLQYLKPGSFVNLEGDIIGKYVEKFLGFNAPLQNHRQQAEEVITESFLAENGFM
- a CDS encoding M23 family metallopeptidase; protein product: MQKPLGKPGSNYITLMRAIVGCGSIGILSSGIVMAQSQGAPDGMIDATTYSTPVNLEPAPADIAPIAPPEAAPIDIPVSEPGTQAPIDYSNVYIDPTNYNVGNTENYYEEPNSVVLSERSSGCEAVLGAGESPAGGVCGGGVEAPAYEPEPPATAYEPPATAYEPAAPAYEPEPVAPAYEPPAPAQTAEADFPPIQVPYAPNSEIPASAPVPQPEIAQQELNYGNPTSAPEYQPEIYSQPEEAIASDIQPVNVGPLNVSANGIGFSSSVPNDGYSYNPSIPRPALPIFPGNGNTSILFPLSIPSAITSAFGWRIHPISGGNSFHSGTDLGAPMGTPVLAALRGIVEVADYLGGYGLTVIVKHSQGTQETLYAHLSEILVRPGQPIEQGTPIGRVGSTGNSTGPHLHFEFRQLTANGWETLDAGAQLEIAMAQMVQGFQTVQAPPTPPSTKKGEIPVIALPAPQTPLQGPVLETASVIAKPPASQAAPKPISLPPVPPVAPKTQARAN